Proteins from a genomic interval of Streptomyces sp. SID8374:
- a CDS encoding DUF456 domain-containing protein, with translation MSVWQLVAVGLVMLLGLVGVLVPGVPGQAIVWAAVLWWALTDMSPTAWGVLIGATALMLLNQALKPLLPPRRPAESGAPRRTVLLGGVAGIVGFFVVPVVGGVAGFVGAIYGAERLRLGSRGAGWASVRSVMRATGYAVLVELFACLLVAGAWLGALIRG, from the coding sequence ATGAGTGTGTGGCAGCTCGTCGCCGTGGGCCTGGTCATGCTGCTGGGCCTGGTCGGGGTCCTGGTGCCGGGCGTGCCGGGGCAGGCGATCGTCTGGGCGGCTGTCCTGTGGTGGGCGCTGACGGACATGTCCCCGACGGCCTGGGGCGTACTGATCGGCGCAACGGCCCTGATGCTGTTGAACCAGGCCCTGAAGCCGCTGCTGCCGCCGCGCCGCCCGGCCGAGTCGGGCGCGCCCCGCCGGACGGTGCTGCTCGGCGGGGTCGCGGGGATCGTGGGGTTCTTCGTGGTGCCCGTGGTGGGCGGGGTCGCCGGGTTCGTGGGGGCGATCTACGGGGCGGAGAGGCTGCGGCTGGGCAGCCGCGGGGCGGGCTGGGCGTCGGTGCGCTCGGTGATGCGGGCGACGGGCTACGCGGTGCTGGTGGAGCTGTTCGCCTGCCTGCTGGTGGCGGGGGCCTGGCTGGGCGCGCTGATCCGGGGCTGA